Below is a window of Halomonas sp. Bachu 37 DNA.
TTCCTGGGAGATACTGGCATTGGCCAGCCAGTTGCCCCTATCGCGCAGCGACGCTCGCTGAAAGCCGCGGTCCAGTAAATCGGCCATGTGGGCATCGCGGGACTGGGCGGTGAATCCGCCCATCACGATCGCCATCAAGCGTCGCCCGCCACGCACGGCGGTAGTCGCCACATTGAAGCCCGAGGCACGAATGAAACCGGTTTTCAGGCCGTCCGCGCCGGGATAGTTTTTCACCAACCGGTTATGACTGGTATGTCGGGTGCCTCGGTAGGTAAATTCCTGCAGCGAGAAATAGTGATAATACTGGGGAAAATCCTCCATCACCCTGACCGAAAGGGTCAGCATATCCCGGGCCGTGGTGGCCTGTTGGTCATCGGGCAGGCCCGAAGCATTACGGAACGTCGTCGAGTGCATGCCCAGCTCGCGGGCCTTCTGTGTCATCAGATGAGCGAACTGTCGCTCACTGCCGCCCAACGCCTCGGCAACCACAACCGCCACGTCATTGGCCGAACGCACGACCATCGCTCGAATCGCCTCATCCACCTTGATGGAGCCGCCTGCGGGGAGCCACAGCTTTACCGCCGGCATGGCCGCGGCCTGGCTGGACACGGGCAAGGCCTGATTCAGCTCTAGGTTGCCTCGCTCCAGCGCCTCGAAAACCAGATAGAGCGTCATCATCTTCGTCAACGATGCCGGGTAGCGACGGATATCGGCATTGGCGGCATACAGCACCTCGCCATTCTCCAGATCTACCACCATCCCTGCGTAGCGCGGATTGGCTGCGGCCGGGAGCGAGAAAAGCAGGCAGAGGCTCAAGACTATGCCGGTAACTACTGGCCCGGTAAATACCGGTAGGGAGCGAAACGCGGATACTTTCATGATGTTCCCTTGGATCGGTAATCAAACGAGTAGTGACGTGGCCTGCTCAACAGGCGAGGTTTTGCTTCATTATGAATCGTCACGCTTTCTTGTGTACAGCCTTTCCCTATATCGCAGCATCGCAGCGAATAGCATCAGCGTAACCCAACATGCCCTATCGTTATCAAGCAGGATCGAGTAGGAGGGGGAGTCGCCTCCCCCGTCCTCTCACACCACCGGGCATACGGTTCCGTACCACGGCGGTTCATGAACAACGTTTGAGCCATCTTACCGTATCGAGTATCGAGATCAGGCCCTGATCGTAAAACCACTTTCTCGGCAGGGCCTGGTTCATGTGCGAAGCCCCGGCGTTCCACCAGGGACCTCGACCATTACCCACCGATTTCCAAGCACGACGCGCGTCCAGGCCCAGTGCCATAAGCTTGTGACGCCGGGTCTTTGGACGCTTCCACTGCCGCCAGACCACATCGCGTAAGCGGCGGCGTATCCATTGGTCCAACGCGTCCAAGGGGCTTTTCACATCAACCAGGTTGAAGTAGTGGGCCCATCCTCGCAGGACGGGCCCCAACTTTTCGATTATCCGTTGGATGTTACGCCCTCTGCCACGTTTCAGGATCTCACGGACACGCTGCATCATGCGCTTCAGGCTGGCCTTGGCGAGCGTCAGCTTCGACTGCTTATGCCAAGTAAGGCTGTAGCCCAGGTAGCCGCGTCGCCATGGCCGATCCACCGCACTTTTACGGCGGTTGACCGTCAGCCGCAGTGAGTTCTCGATATGCTCACTCAAGCTGTCCATGACACGCTCGCCTGCTCGCCGACTTTTGACATACACCTGGACGTCATCGGCGTAGCGGCAGAAGCGATGGCCGCGGCGTTCCAGCTCCTTATCCATGTCGTCCAGCAGGATGTTCGCCAGTAGCGGGCTGAGTGGCCCACCTTGGGGCGTCCCCTGCCGTCGCGGCGTGGGGAGACCCTGCTGGAACATGCCCGCCTCCAGATAGCGGCGGATTAGACGCAGCACGCGCTTGTCATCAACGCGCCGCGCGACCCGTGCCATCAGCAGGTCGTGATTCACTCGATCGAAGAAGGCTTCCAGGTCAAGATCGACCACCCAGCGGTGGCCGGCGGTGACGTGGGCCTTCATGGCCGAGACGGCCTGCTTGGCACTCCGCTTGGGGCGGTAGCCGTAACTCGACTCGGAGAACGCTGGATCGAAGATCGGCATGAGCGCCTGGGACATCGCTTGTTGGATCAACCGGTCGGTAACCGTGGGGATGCCCAGTTGCCGCGTTCCACCCTTGGGTTTGGGGATCGTGGCGGTTCGGGTCGGGCTGGGATGATACTCATTGGCCAACAGCCGCTCGCGCAGCATTGGCCAATGCGTCTTTAGGTGGTCAGCTAGCTGATGCACCGTCATGCCATCGACACCCGGTGCGCCTTTGTTGCTAACCACCTTACGGTAAGCTCGCTCCATGTTTTCCGGATCAACGACCCATTCCATGAGCGAGGCTGGCTCCGCTTTCGTCCACGATAACGACGCCGGGCTCGTCTCGACGCTCACCGGCTGGGACGCGGGGTGCTGCCCCTGCCCCTCTGGGTGAGTGACGGTATTAGCGTCAGTGTCTGTCTTCATGATCGATCCTCGAGACGTTATCGCCTACTCGCGGTTCTTCATGTTCGGCCCTTGGTGCCGCAGTAAACCGGCACTTACTATGGCCTCGGCTGACGTCTGGTGATCCATCCCGTCGCCTCTCGACGCCGGTAGCACCGTGGCAGACCACCAGACCTCCCAGGGTAAGACGCGCGACCTTCCCGCTTATGCCTGTCGGATCTACGTCATGGCGTTCCGTGCAAGTACCGGGCTTTGATGATTATGGCCATCTCACCCCGCCATGCCGCCTCGTATCCGCTTTCTGTTCGGCTAGGCGCCCCCGTCGAGCCAGCGTTTTGCCTTAGGCTTCCTTCAGATTCCCCCTCGCGAGGGACACCCTTGCCGTCGGCTAGCACTTCCCCTTGCCGGGCGTGCAGGGGACTTTCACCCCCAAGTCATCCTGAGGCACCACCCTCAGGAATAGCGCCAGTCAAGGCGCTGCGCGCCATGCCTGGCGCACCATAAAAAAACCGACCCGGATGGGTCGGTTTTCGATACGTACCGGAGCAGCGCGGAGGATTACTCCTCGGCGGCGGCTTCTTCGATCACGGGACGGTCAACCAGTTCGACGTAGGCCATCGGGGCGTTATCGCCGGTGCGGAATCCGCACTTGAGAATACGGACGTAACCGCCCGGACGCTCGGCGTAACGCGGACCCAATTCGTTGAACAACTTACCCACCGCTTCCTTGGAGCGCGTGCGGGCAAAGGCCAGACGACGATTGGCAACGCTATCCTGCTTGGCCAGGGTGATCAGCGGCTCGATGACGCGACGCAGCTCCTTGGCCTTGGGCAGGGTTGTCTTGATGACTTCGTGCTCGACCAGCGAGACGGACATGTTCTTGAACATGGCCTGGCGGTGCGAGCTGGTACGATTTAGATGACGACCACTCTTACGATGACGCATGGTTGTGATTCCTTACCAAACTGGGACTCAAGTCGACGCTCACGCGGAGGCCTTGTCGTCCTTCAGGCTTGCCGGCGGCCAGTTCTCCAACCGCATGCCCAGGGACAGGCCGCGGGCGGCCAACACGTCCTTGATTTCATTCAAGGACTTCTTGCCGAGATTCGGCGTCTTCAACAGCTCGACTTCGGTGCGCTGAATCAGGTCGCCAATGTAGTAGATGTTCTCGGCTTTCAGACAGTTGGCACTGCGAACGGTCAACTCGAGATCGTCTACGGGGCGCAGCAGGATGGGATCGACGTGATCCTCTTCCTCTTCGACTTCCTGTTCCTTGTCGGCTTCCAGATCGACGAAGGCGGCCAGCTGCTCTTGCAGGATGGTGGCGCTGCGACGGATAGCCTCTTCCGGATCCAAGGTACCATCTGTTTCCAGATCGATGATCAGCTTGTCCAGGTCGGTACGTTGCTCGACACGGGCAGCTTCCACAGCGTAGGAAACACGGCGAACGGGGCTGAAGGTGGCATCCAGCTGCAGGCGACCGATCGCACGGGTTTCTTCATCGGAACCACGCGTATCCGCGGGTTCATAACCACGACCCAAGGCGACCTTGAGCTGAATCTTCAGCTCCGCGCCTTCGTTGACGTGAGCGATGACATGATCCGGATTGACGATCTCGACGCTATGATCAAGCGCGATATCACCAGCGGTCACGACGGCCGGGCCCTGCTTGTTCAGCGAGAGCACCGCCTCATCGCGGCTGTGCATCTTGATCGCTACATCCTTGAGGTTCAGAAGAATCTCAATGACGTCTTCCTGCACCCCTTCAATGGCACTGTACTCGTGCTCGACTCCGGCAATCTCGGCTTCCACCACGGCGCAGCCGGGCATGGACGAGAGCAGGATGCGACGCAGTGCATTGCCCAGGGTGTGGCCGAAACCACGCTCGAACGGTTCGAGCACGATCTTGGCATGATGTGCGCTGATTTCTTCGACCTTGATATCGCGGGGACGAAGAAACTCTGTCACTGAACGCTGCATAAGAATACCTTTCAGGCTGCCAAACGGATACTTGGTACTCGGCACGGCCTGACGCTGGTGTTATCCCTGCGCCAGGCCGACAAGAAACAGAAAACTGCTTACTTGGAGTACAGCTCGACGATCAGGTTTTCGTTGATGTCGGCAGTCAGGTCACCGCGTTCAGGCAGAGCCTTGAAAGTGCCTTCCATCTTCTTGGCGTCGGTTTCGATCCAGACCACATCGCCACGATTGGCCGCAATGGCCAGCGCGCTTTGAATGCGGGCCTGGTTCTTGGCCTTTTCGCGAACGGAGACCACGTCACCGGGCTTGACCTGATAGGACGCCACGTTGACGGTCTTGCCGTTCACTGAAATCGCCTTGTGGCTGACCAGCTGACGCGCTTCAGAGCGAGTCGAGCCGAAGCCCATACGGTAGACGACGTTATCCAGTCGGGATTCGAGCAGTTGCAGCAATACTTCACCGGTCGCCCCTTTCAAGCGAGCGGCTTCCTTGTAGTAGTTGCGGAACTGCTTTTCGAGTACGCCATACATGCGACGTACTTTCTGCTTCTCGCGAAGCTGCAAGCCGTAGTCTGAAAGACGTTGACGACGCTGGCCGTGTACACCCGGGATCTGCTCGGATTTACACTTTTTCTCGAAGGGAGTCACACCACTCTTCAAAAAGAGGTCTGTGCCTTCACGACGAGACAGTTTGCACTTCGGTCCAATATAACGAGCCATGAATCTGTCTCCTTAAACGCGGCGTTTCTTCGGCGGACGGCAGCCATTATGGGGAATGGGCGTCGCGTCGGTGATGCTTTGCACGC
It encodes the following:
- a CDS encoding D-alanyl-D-alanine carboxypeptidase encodes the protein MKVSAFRSLPVFTGPVVTGIVLSLCLLFSLPAAANPRYAGMVVDLENGEVLYAANADIRRYPASLTKMMTLYLVFEALERGNLELNQALPVSSQAAAMPAVKLWLPAGGSIKVDEAIRAMVVRSANDVAVVVAEALGGSERQFAHLMTQKARELGMHSTTFRNASGLPDDQQATTARDMLTLSVRVMEDFPQYYHYFSLQEFTYRGTRHTSHNRLVKNYPGADGLKTGFIRASGFNVATTAVRGGRRLMAIVMGGFTAQSRDAHMADLLDRGFQRASLRDRGNWLANASISQEYMEFPGHAAPYRQQSASGSLMAAVDISNTPARRSSQSGESVAMTQPASTPPSGVNEPLAAADDPLQRFMQRERDLAATAAGHWGIQVGAFSQAEHARHLAQQAAQRVSQEFQQARIAVDALQEGPPVYRARLVDLHEEQAHRACTRLQAEGMDCMVVNASL
- the ltrA gene encoding group II intron reverse transcriptase/maturase encodes the protein MKTDTDANTVTHPEGQGQHPASQPVSVETSPASLSWTKAEPASLMEWVVDPENMERAYRKVVSNKGAPGVDGMTVHQLADHLKTHWPMLRERLLANEYHPSPTRTATIPKPKGGTRQLGIPTVTDRLIQQAMSQALMPIFDPAFSESSYGYRPKRSAKQAVSAMKAHVTAGHRWVVDLDLEAFFDRVNHDLLMARVARRVDDKRVLRLIRRYLEAGMFQQGLPTPRRQGTPQGGPLSPLLANILLDDMDKELERRGHRFCRYADDVQVYVKSRRAGERVMDSLSEHIENSLRLTVNRRKSAVDRPWRRGYLGYSLTWHKQSKLTLAKASLKRMMQRVREILKRGRGRNIQRIIEKLGPVLRGWAHYFNLVDVKSPLDALDQWIRRRLRDVVWRQWKRPKTRRHKLMALGLDARRAWKSVGNGRGPWWNAGASHMNQALPRKWFYDQGLISILDTVRWLKRCS
- the rplQ gene encoding 50S ribosomal protein L17; the encoded protein is MRHRKSGRHLNRTSSHRQAMFKNMSVSLVEHEVIKTTLPKAKELRRVIEPLITLAKQDSVANRRLAFARTRSKEAVGKLFNELGPRYAERPGGYVRILKCGFRTGDNAPMAYVELVDRPVIEEAAAEE
- a CDS encoding DNA-directed RNA polymerase subunit alpha; translated protein: MQRSVTEFLRPRDIKVEEISAHHAKIVLEPFERGFGHTLGNALRRILLSSMPGCAVVEAEIAGVEHEYSAIEGVQEDVIEILLNLKDVAIKMHSRDEAVLSLNKQGPAVVTAGDIALDHSVEIVNPDHVIAHVNEGAELKIQLKVALGRGYEPADTRGSDEETRAIGRLQLDATFSPVRRVSYAVEAARVEQRTDLDKLIIDLETDGTLDPEEAIRRSATILQEQLAAFVDLEADKEQEVEEEEDHVDPILLRPVDDLELTVRSANCLKAENIYYIGDLIQRTEVELLKTPNLGKKSLNEIKDVLAARGLSLGMRLENWPPASLKDDKASA
- the rpsD gene encoding 30S ribosomal protein S4 encodes the protein MARYIGPKCKLSRREGTDLFLKSGVTPFEKKCKSEQIPGVHGQRRQRLSDYGLQLREKQKVRRMYGVLEKQFRNYYKEAARLKGATGEVLLQLLESRLDNVVYRMGFGSTRSEARQLVSHKAISVNGKTVNVASYQVKPGDVVSVREKAKNQARIQSALAIAANRGDVVWIETDAKKMEGTFKALPERGDLTADINENLIVELYSK